Genomic segment of Paenalkalicoccus suaedae:
GCATCAAGCAAGGCGATGTAATGGAAGAAGTAAAAGTATACGACGTTGAATAAGAGCGTTTGAACGAAAAGATAAATGAAATAAACAGAAGAGGAGCCGATTGCAAAATCGAGGGCTCCTCTTTTTGTTTGAGGAAAGATAGACCGGTTTGAGGATAATGGAAAGCAAAAAGTGAATAATGAAGCAGGGATTCCGGATAACTGAAAACGATAAGCGGAAAACCAAGCCGCGCATCCGTATAACCGAAAGCGATAAGCGGAAAACCTAGGCACGGTTGCGGATAACCGAAAGCAATAAGCGGAAAACCAAGGCACGATTGCGGATAACCTAAAGCAATAAACGGAAAACCAAGCCGCGATTCCGAATAACCGAGAGCAACAAACAGAAACCCTCACCATACAACCGTATAACCACACGATTTCCCATAAGTGAACACCAATGCCAATGTCATCACTCTTACCAAAAGCTTTTAATCCACTATAATTTAGTTAGAGAATTCCGAGCATAGTCCTTGCCAATGTGTAAAACGAATGATATGATTTTCACAATAACAATTAAATATACGACATTTGGTTTACTAATGTATTGATCGAATGCGTTTCCTTCGGGGTCGGGTGCAAGTCCCAACCGGCGGTGATAAGGCATTTTGTGCCTTTTAGTCCGTGACCCGTTTTAACATTTGTTTTAACGGTGGATTTGGTGAAATTCCAAAGCCGACAGTAAAAGTCTGGATGGGAGAAGGATGAGGAACTATTTTTACACAGGAGTGGTGTATGCTTTTTTAGCAAACCCATTTTCTTACGAAAAATAGCATCACTATAATTCTGCCCGTATGCCCTGAAGACGTTTCTTCAGGGTTTTTTATTTGTGTATAGAGGGGTAGGGACGATGATGTCGCACGACACATATATGCAGGTTGCTATTGATCTTGCTAGTATCACACATGGTCAAACGTCTCCAAATCCATTAGTTGGCTGTATCATTGTCAAGAATGGCGAGGTAGTTGGCATGGGTGCTCATTTAAAAGCAGGCATGGAGCACGCGGAGCGTCATGCATTAGCAATGGCGAAAGAGAAGGCGAAGGGTGCAACGTTATATTGTACGCTCGAACCGTGTAGTCATACGGGAAGAACGTCACCCTGCGCGGACGCCATTGTAGATGCTGGAGTTGCCAAGGTTATTATTGCATCGGATGACCCAAATCCGAAAGTTGCTGGCAATGGAATCAAACGTTTAAGAGATGCAGGTATTGAGGTAATATCAGGCGTTTTAAAAGAGAAAGCAGATGAGTTAAATCACGGCTTCTTTTATCACGTTATGAATAAAAAGCCATTTGTTACATTAAAAATGGCGACAAGTATTGATGGGAAGATTGCAACCAAACATAACGAAAGCAAGTGGATTACGAGTGAGGAAGCGCGTCTAGACGGTCACAAACTCCGTCATCAACATGATGCGATTCTAGTAGGAATTGAGACTGCCATAAAGGATGACCCGTCCCTAACGACGAGACTTCCCGAAGGTGGAAAGAATCCGATTAGAGTAGTGTTAGATCGCACACTTCGAATTTCTGAAGATGCGAAGGTACTAAACGACGATGCGCCATCGATCATCTTTACGACGAATGATGTGAGTGAACAAAAGGTCGAACGAGTAAAGTCAAAGACTACTCTAGTAATACAACTAGAAGAGTTATCTATTGACGCTATACTCCATTCCCTTTATAAAAACAATGTCACGAGTGTACTAATCGAAGGTGGCGGTACCATCCATGATAGCTTCATTCGATCCGGGTACTTTAATCAAGTCATACATTACCAGGCACCTCTTTTGATCGGTGGTCGAGAGGCACCGTCTGCTGTTAGTGGCACAGGGATCGAAGCGTTAAATGATGCACCAAGATTGAAGCTCGTATCCGTTGATCAAATTGGACCTGATATAAAGGCCGTGTATATGCGTGAGGAGGAACGATAATGTTTACTGGAATTATTGAAGAAAAGGGTAAAGTCACAGACATGAGACAGAGTGGGCAAGCAATCGTCATGACAATTCAAGCATCCACCGTATTGTCTGACGTTAACCTAGGAGATAGCATTTCCGTTAACGGCGTTTGTCTTACTGTCTCATCCTTTACAGAAAAGACGTTTACAGCTGATTTAATGCCTGAAACGGTTAAAGCAACAAGTTTACGTGATGTTGCAGTCAACTCGGAGGTTAACTTAGAAAGAGCAATGGCAGCTGGTGGAAGGTTTGGCGGTCATTTTGTGAGTGGGCACGTAGATGGCGTAGGGAAAATCCGCTCCAGAAAAGCGGAATATAACGCTGTTTATTATGAAATTGAAGTCTCTCCAAAGCTTCGCGAACTCATGACAATGAAAGGAAGTGTGGCGGTCGATGGCATTAGTCTTACCATCTTTGGGCTGACAGACGATTCTTTCACAATCAGTATTATTCCGCATACGCTCCAAGAGACTGTATTAGGGAGTAAAGGTGTCAATGATATTGTGAATATCGAAAATGATATGCTCGCAAAATATGTAGAAGAGCTTTTGAGAGGGAGATTAGCAAAACAAGAAGTACCTGGGTCAACAATGACAGAATCATTTCTAGAGGGTCACGGCTTTAAATAAGGTGAGGAGGGATAAAGATGACGATATTTGATCCAATCGAAGAAGCAATCTACGCACTAGCTCAAGGTGAGGTCATCATCGTGTGTGACGATGAGGACCGAGAGAACGAGGGAGACTTTATTTCTTTAGCAGAAAAGACAACGCCAGAAGTAATTAACTTTATGATTACGCACGGTCGAGGTCTAGTCTGTACACCAATTACGGAAGAGCGAGCTAAAAAACTTGATCTCGTTCCAATGGTAGATCGAAACTCAGATCCACATGGTACCGCGTTTACTGTAAGTATCGACCATAAAATGACGACGACTGGGATCTCTGCTCATGAACGCTCTATGACTGTTCAGGCGTTGATTGATGAGAAAACAAAGCCTGCTGATTTTCAGCGCCCCGGTCATATTTTCCCCCTTATCGCGAAAGATGGTGGCGTTTTAAGACGAGCTGGACATACAGAGGCTGCCGTTGACTTAGCGCGTCTTTGCGGCTCGGCACCTGCAGGGGTTATTTGCGAAATTATGAATGAAGATGGTTCGATGGCTCGCGTGCCTGATTTAAAGAAAATCGCGGATCAGTTTAACTTAAAAATGATTACGATTAAGGACTTGATTCAATATCGTAATCGAAAGGACCAGCTTGTAACTCGTGAAGTGGAGATCAAGCTGCCAACGGACTACGGGGAGTTTAAGGCAATTGGATATTCGAATGTGGTGGATGGAAAAGAGCACGTTGCGATTGTAAAAGGAGAAATAGGTGGATCAAAGCCAACGCTTGTTAGAGTGCATTCGGAGTGTTTAACAGGGGACGTGTTTGCCTCCAAACGATGCGACTGTGGTCCACAGCTACATGCAGCCTTAGCACAAATTGAAGAGCACGGAAGTGGAGTTGTGCTGTATATGCGTCAAGAAGGTCGGGGCATTGGTCTTCTCAATAAAATGCGTGCATATAAGCTTCAAGAAGAAGGCTACGATACTGTGCAGGCTAATGAAGAATTAGGTTTTGCACCTGATTTACGTGACTATGGTATTGGCGCACAAATTTTGCGTGATCTAGGAATTCGTAAGATGCAACTATTAACGAATAATCCACGTAAAATCACTGGTCTAAAAGGATATGATCTAGAAATTGTAGAGAGACTCCCTCTACAGTTGCCTCATTCAAAGGATACAGAAAAGTATTTACAAACGAAAAAAGACAAATTAGGACACATGCTACACTTATAATCATAAAAGGAGATGGACAATTCATGGGTAAAACATTTGAAGGTAACTTAATCGGAACAGGACTTAAAGTAGGGATCGTAGTAGGGAGATTCAACGAATTTATTACAAGCAAGCTATTAGGTGGAGCAGAAGATGCATTCAAACGTCACGGCGTTAATCCAGAAGACGTAGATGTAGCATGGGTGCCAGGAGCATTTGAAATACCTTTAGTAGCGAAAAGAATGGCTGATTCAGGTAAATACGATGCCGTTGTAACATTAGGTACGGTTATCCGAGGCTCGACTCCTCACTTTGACTATGTGTGTGGTGAGGCAGCTAAAGGCGTATCCCAAGCAAACATGTCTTCAGGCATTCCAGTCATTTTTGGTGTACTTACTACAGACACGATTGAGCAAGCTGTAGAAAGAGCTGGCACAAAAGCAGGTAATAAGGGCTGGGAAGCGGCAGCTGGAGCAATTGAAATGGCTAATTTAATGAAGAGCTTTAAGTAATTAATATCTGAAGCCCACCTCTTAATGATTATTGAGAGGTGGGCTTTTGCATGGGAAAAGTGATTGGATGGAGCGCGGTTATCCCGCGAATGTAAGAGGTTCTTCACTAGTTGCCTTTGGTTCTCCGTTTACTGCACTCGGTTATCTGCACGCCAATTTCACATGACTTATAGTTAGTTCGAAGGGACGCACCAGAGTTTTGGTTCGATGCATATACTAGTAAAAGTGATTCAATGAGCCTCTCATTTGAGCCTAAGCTATATTTAAACTCTTATTCTAAAGGTTACGTCATCCTCAATATTAAGAAAGACCCCAGAAAAGGCGATAAACGCACATGACTGGAGTCTAAGATATCATTAAGTTGTTTGTTGCTCTCGTTGTTTTTGCTTTTGAATAAGTGACATCTGTCTTGCTTCGATGACGTCATCACGATTACGCAAACGGTGCTTATAAATTAATTCATCGGTTGCTTTGCGATCATCCATTTTCCAGATAAGACCTTGTTGTTTGGCTATACGTTGACAGTAAAGCTCAAGCTCCTCATCTAAAGGGAGATCCATCGGCTCATAGGGAGATTCATACATCACGCTTTTCATTCTCGTTTTTATGTCGTGCTCAAGTTCATCTTCATTTAACCCGAGCTCTTCTAACAAGTTGCGGTTTGTTCTCATATGAGATAGCACCTTTCGATAAAGGCGTAGGCTACCGTTAATGTTGCCTTGTCTTTCATGATAAACGGCAACTGCAAGCTGAATGAGCGCTAAATATTTACTTTCTTTATTCGCCTCAAGCCAAAACTCCTCCATGATTTCATGACACTCAAAATAATCCCTCGTTGCATGAAAGTGGACTAAATACTCGACGTAAGCCCTCGGATAGTTTTCCATAGTTCCCTCCATTTGTTTTAGGTCAAGCATCTTTATTATATTTCCTCTATCATATATGATATGAAGAGAATTGTGAAGGAATGACGTATGATATGCTATAATACGTCTGAGGGAGGGTTAGTGATGACCTATAATGTAAAGCTTCATTCATTTGAAGGACCTCTCGATTTACTACTCCATCTTATCCAACAAAATGATTTAGATTTATATGATATTCCTGTAAGGGAAATTACTGAACAGTACTTAGCGTATATTCATGCAATGAAGGTGTTACAGTTAGATATAGCGAGCGAGTATTTAGTTATGGCCGCAACGTTATTACATATGAAGAGTAAATTACTTTTACCTGTTGAGGAAGAGGAATGGGAAGAAGAGTGGACAATAGAAGAGGAAGAGTTAACAAAGGACTCACTCATGCAACGTTTAATTGAATATAAGCGATATAAAGAAGCAGCATCTGATTTAAAAGAGAGAGAAATAGCAAGGAGCGACCTGTTTTCTAAGCCAATGACGGACTTGACGCCACTTTTAGTTGAAGAAAAAGAGCAGGAGAACGCGAAGATGAACGTAACCGTGTACGATATGCTTCAAGCCTTCCAGCTCATTCAAAAAAGACGGAAAAAACCTCGTCCTATGACAACTGTCACAAGAGAAGAGATTCCGATTGATACTCGTATGGTACAGGTAGTCGATATCCTTAAGCGTTCAGGCGGTAGAACAACGTTTCACTCCTTGTTTGATGATAATGAGGATGCAGAGATCGTTGTGACTTTTTTAGCTATATTAGAGCTAATGAAAGAGAAAGAGATTGCATGCGAGCAATCAAGTAATTTCGATGAAATTACAATCGAATGGAAAGGGGACTACGACAAGCTTGGATAGTCAAGAAATAGTAGCTGTTATTGAAGGATTGCTCTTCGTTTCAGGTGAAGAGGGAATGGAAGAAAAACAGCTGATGGATGTATTAGAAATTGATAAAAAGTCACTTTATTTTTATATAGAAGAATTAAAAAGTCAGTACGCCTCAAAAAAACGTGGAATTCAAGTAGTCTCGGTTGCAGGGGGATTTCAGCTGACGACGAAAGAGGAACACGCTCCTTATTTTAAACGACTCGTACAATCTCCGACTAGCGCAACACTCTCACAAGCAGCGTTAGAGTCTTTAGCAATCATTGCTTACAGGCAGCCAATATCACGTATGGGAATCGAGGATATCCGAGGAGTAAAGACGGAACGTCCACTAAGGACTTTGCAGTCAAAGGGGTTAGTAAAAGAAGTAGGTCGCCAGGATGGAACAGGACGAGCGATTTTGTACGGAACGACGAAGCAGTTTTTAGAGCAGTTCGGTCTCGCTACAATTAACGATCTCCCAGAGCTTCCGGATTTAACGGATGAGGACGCAGCGGAAGATGTGGATCTATTCTTCGAGAGATTCCAGCAACAGCTTGAAGATACACAAACGAATGAGTAATAAGTAAAAAAAGCCGGGACAAAAGTGATTCATTTGTCCCGGCTTTTTTGTGAAGAATGTTATGCGGTTAACCGGAAAATATGCATGTATACGTTCTTATCTCCATGCAAAATGAGACATCTTTCTTTTATATCGGATACTCCAACTCCCTCTCAATACACTTTAGTCTACGCCTCTTTTACTTACTTTAAAGACGCTTTACTTTCAAAAAAATAGCTTCTACGTTTTATTTTATTCAAATAAAGGAAAAGAGTAGCGTAGTTCACTTTTAAAGGAGGCCTTTTCGTTTATGAATACGCATCAGCATTATATTAATGGAGAGTTTGTGTCACCATCTTCACAGGATACAATTGACGTAGTAAATCCAGCAACAGAAGAAGTTATATCGAGGATTCCAGATGGTACGAAAGAGGATGCTAATAAAGCAATTGAGGCAGCCTTTGAGGCGCAAAAGAAGTGGGAATTCATTCCTTCTAATGAGCGTGGCGAGATAGTAAGAAAGCTTGGACACGCTATTTCAGATAACCGAGATAAATTCATTGATTTACTTATCGAAGAGCAAGGAAAAAGCTACGATATGGCAAGTGATGAAGTAGACCTTGCTATCGATTACTTCCAGTATATGTCCGAGTGGGCGAGACGTATTGAAGGAGAAATATTCCCGAGCGATCGTCCAAACGAAAATATATTTATTCATAAGCGTGCAATCGGTGTTGTTGCAGGGATTGTACCTTGGAACTTCCCAGTCTTTATTCTTGCAAGAAAGGTTGCGACAGCGCTTATTGCTGGTTGTACAATTGTATTAAAACCGAGCCAACAGACGCCTAACACTGCGGCATTCTTTACGGAGCTTTTACACGATTTAGACATCGTTCCTAAAGGTGTTTACAACCTTATTAACGGTAAAGGTTCGACAATCGGTAATGCAATGGCATCACACGAAAAAGTGGCTATTGTAACGATGACTGGAAGCGTACCTGCTGGTGTGAAAGTAATGGAAGCTGCTGCACAAAACATTACGAAAGTAAACTTAGAGCTAGGTGGAAAAGCACCTGCAATAGTGACGAAGCACGCCGATTTAGAGCTAGCTGTTGAAAATATTACAAAGAGTCGAATTGTTAATGCAGGTCAAGCTTGCACAAACGCAGAGCGTGTCTACGTGCATAAAGATGTAGCAAAAGCATTTACGAAGAAAATTACAGAAGCAATGGCTAACGTTACTTATGGTAATCCTAAGGAAGATAAATCATTAGACATTGGACCATTGGTCAGTGCAGATCGCATTGAGGAAGTGCACGCTATGGTCGAAGAAGCTGTAGCAGCAGGTGCCAATATAGAGACTGGCGGAGCTAAAGCCGACGTTGCAAAGGGCTATTTTTATCAGCCTACGGTATTAACAAACGTCACTCAAAAAATGGATATTATTCAAAAGGAGATCTTCGGACCAGTTCTTCCTATCGTTACATTTGAGACAGTAGAAGAAGTGATTGAGCTTGCAAATGACTCTGAATTTGGATTATCTTCATCAGTTTTCTCTGAGAACTATCATGAAATTATGCAAATTACGAATGGTCTTCGCTTCGGGGAGACGTTTGTGAATCGCGAAAACTTTGAAGCACTTCAAGGCTATCACGCAGGGTTCAGAAAATCCGGTCTTGGTGGAGCGGATGGAAAGCACGGCCTAGAGGATTTCTTAGCAACACAGGTTGTTTATATGCTATATAAGCAACCGAGTGAATAATACCCATAGATAAATCACTATCTAATTTAAAAGAACTACGACTTAAGTATGGTCGTAGTTCTTTTTTTGCGTATGAAATATAAAAAATAGGGGTAAAGAAGTGAAATGATGTGAATTTTTGTCTAACTGAGGGGTTATCATGCTGGATGCTGGTCATATTTAAGGTATAATGAACAATTATAGGATATATTGACACTATTTCGAAGAGTTGTTATCAACATAATTACAAATTATGGATATAAAAAAGGTTATTTACATAATGGTCGATTAACTAGATACACGACTTCTTTAAAAAATTCGTATTAGAGAGGGGAGTAGCCAACAACTTATTACTCCAACTAACTTTATCATTGTATCATAATCAAAATAGAGGAACGAAGATTCCTATAAATGAAAGAAGACCTAAAGTCTTACGGTTTTATGACACACTCACCTCCACTCTTACAAATGAATTAGTGTGATTCATTAGCTTACCTGATTCTCACTAATAATGTAAAGAGCCCTACGACCGAACCGAAAGGAGAATGATACAGATGACACAGGATACACAGGCTACTATTTATGAAGCGAATACTGTTAAAGAAGCTATTGAAGCTGGATTAGCAGATCTTAATATTACAGAAAATGAAGCAGATATTGTCATTATTCAAAAGGAGTCGGATAAATTTTGGGGAGTTAAAAAAAAGCGGGCGAAGATCCGAATTAGTAGAAAACAAAGAGAAACATGGGAGGATTGGATTTTAGACGAAGTCTCTAGTAACTCGTTTCCTGTGCAAATGAAAGAGCATGAGATTCGCTCACATTTAGACGGGAAAGTATGGATTAGAGATGGTCAAATTCAATTTAAGGATTCTCCAACAAACAAGCCGGTCATCGTTACGACAGAAGGGATGACACTTTATAAAAATGGAGAGAAGGTAAATGACCGTACTATCCTTACTGAAGGAGACGTAATCACATTCGATTTAGAGACTGTTGCAATAGAAACAACCTGGAGTATTCGTGTCGATGAAAAAAAGCAGCAGGTTTCACTACGAGTAAACCCTGGTAAATTCTACGTTCCGTGTATTATTGACGAACCACCAACAGAAACTCTTACGATCAAACTCAAGCAAGAAGAGCAAATTAATAATCAGCTTTATGAGCACGATGTTATTAAACAACTCGAGCAAATGAGGATTGTGCACGGAATCAATCAAGATGCCATTAAACAAGCATGTCGTTCAACAGCCTCCATGACGGTAACTATCGCCGAAGGGGAACTTCCTAAGCACGGCAGAGACGGCGAAGTCGATTTTTATATAGACATTACGGAGAGATCACGACCCTTCACAGAAAATAGTGATGGGACAGCAGATTTTAGAGAATCGTCTTATATACCATCTCTTAAAGAGGGGGAAGTTTTAGGACAAATTAAAGAACCTACTAAGGGCGAAGACGGCAAGAGTATTTATGGAGATGTATTAAAAGCAAGAGATGGTCAACCTGTTGTACTTAAGCCAGGTACTGGCGTCGAATTTTTAGACGAAGAAAACAAGGTTGTGGCGACAAATAAAGGGAGACCACACATTGAACGATTAGGTAGAACGGTAAAGATCTCGATTCTTCCAAAGCTGATGCATCGAGGAGATGTGGATGTGGCAAGTGGTAACATACATTTTATTGGAGATGTCGAGATTTTAGGAAGTATTAACGAGGGAATGCTCGTTCACGCCGAAGGACAAGTAGCACTTTATAGGCACGTGATGCAGGGGATTGTGCAGGCTAAGAGTCATATCTTGATAAATGGAAATGTCATTAGAGGCACAATTGTTGCTGGTGCGACTAATTCGCTGTATGCAGAACTTGCTGCTCAATTAAAGCCTTTTGTAGAAGACTATTTACATTGTATCCAAACAATTAAACAACTTTCTAAAAATCCAAAATTTGAGGAAGTGTTTAAGCAACATTCAAGTTTGAGTCCAATTATTAAGCTACTTATGGAGTCCTCGAGTAAGCGCCTCATGGTCTCGTCCACTCGATTAGTCGAAACTATTCAAGCCATGGAAAGCAAAATTGATAAAAGGTGGAAATCGTTAGCATCTTTAATCGAAGTAGGATTATTAAAGTTTCATTCAAAAGGATTTCAATCCATAGGTGATATGGAGACATTATATAATGAAGCGGCCTCCCTGCTGGACTATGCATCTATTCCTTCTTCAAATAAGGCAAACGTAGAGATAAACTATGCGATGAATAGTACCATAACAGCTAGTGGTGACGTAACTATTAAAGGTAAGGGAGCTATCCATACGTCTATTGAAGCAGAGGGTACCATTACTGTTAGAGGGAAAGTTATCGGAGGAAAGCTTTACGGAAAAAAAGGCGTTCATGTAGTGGAGGCTGGCTCACTAGCTGGAGTGAAAACGATCATTCAAACTGATAAAGATAGCATGATCAATATTACTACCTGCTATTCAGATGTCGTGCTTGTAGTTGGTTCCGAAGCATATAAGTTGACCAAAGATTCCACGCATATTCAAGCTAAGCAGGATAAAAAGGGTCTCCTTACTCTTCAGTAAATTAGTGTATGGAAGCCACGTCAATATGTGTTTATTAAAAAGGGTTCTCTTCCTATTATAGGATGAGAACCCTTTTTAAGGTGACTGTTACGACCAATTGTCAAACCATTGCCTCATTTTACTTTGTAGCTCTAAGGAAGCCTGACTGATCGTTTTTTCTGAAAAGGATGTAGGAGTATCTGTTTGAGTAAATACGGTTCGAACGGTTCCTTTAGAATTTAACCAGTATGTCTCAACGTATGTATCAAACATCGTTTTAAAGAAAAGATAAAGCTCCTTTTCATCTGCAGAGAGATGCTCAAGTAAAGCGGAGTTATTCCAACTTGGTTGCTTGATTACGTATCTGATTTCATTCGCATGTAATGAGTCGATTTGTTTAGATACTGCATTATACATCGTTAAGCACTCATAAGTGATGGCCTGATGCATTTCCTCCTGGAGGTCGGCCTGTAGATTGCTCTGTTTATCTTCTGAATCAACTGATAAATCAGAGGGCAATTGATTAACTTTAGAAATTATTTTAATCGTAATAATTTGTAATGTAATCACGATTGATCCAATTAAGCTTAGAAGTATAATGATCATCATAAAAATTTCCTCCGTTTTCTGCTTATTATCTATCCTACCAAACGACATACTACATGAACAGATAATAAAAAGGGAGTGACGCAGAATGGCGCAGGACAAAAAAACACAGCAAGCTTATAGTCAGCTTGCTAAAAAACATGAAAAGAAACGACCTGTAGCAAAGAACTGTCTCTTTGCCTTTCTTTTTGGCGGGGGTATTTGTTTGATTGGACAATTAATACAGCAAGGATATATCGACTATTTTTCGTTCACAAAGCAAACAGCGGGTGACCCAACAGTTGCAACGTTAGTCATTATTGCTACGTTTTTAACAGGTCTAGGGGTATACGATAAGTTTTCACAGCTTGCAGGAGCTGGTTCGGCTGTACCTGTCACAGGCTTTGCCAATTCCATGGCTTCAGCTGCAATTGAGCACCGCACGGAGGGATACGTGTTAGGGGTTGGTGGGAATATGTTTAAACTCGCAGGCTCCGTCATCGTATTTGGGACCTTTGCAGCATTTCTAATTGTATTAATTCGTTATGTGACAGTCGGGCTATAGGAGGAGATGACATGTTAGTAGGTAAGCAGTCGTGGCAATTTACAAATCAGCCAGTCATTATTTCAACGGGTGTTATTGGTGGGCCTTTTGAGAAGCAAGGAGCTATGGCGGACTATTTTGACCAGTTTGGTAAAGACATTTGGTTTAACCAGCCAAGCTTTGAACAAGCTCAAAAGCAATTGTTTGAAGAGGCCTGCCACATAGCTTTTGCTAAAAGTAAGTTGCAAAAAGAAGATATGTCATTCGTTTTTGCAGGCGATTTATTAAACCAAATTACGTCAACAAGCTTCGCTATGCGTGCGCTTCAGATTCCTTATTTCGGATTGTTTGGCGCTTGCTCCACATCAATGGAAGGTCTAGCGATGGCCGCTTTTATTAGTAATTATAAGGGAGCAAACTATGTTTTAACTGGAGCGACTAGTCATAATGCTGCTATCGAAAAAACGTTCCGGTATCCAACAGAATACGGATCTCAGAAGCCACCGACAGCTCAATGGACAGTAACTGCATCAGGTGTTGCCATCGTTAGTCAGCAAGGAGAGGGACCTATTATTTCTTCGGCTACGATTGGTAAAGTATTGGATGAAGGGATTGAAGACCCTTATAATATGGGAGCAGCGATGGCTCCGGCTGCTGTTGATACCATCTTAGCTCATTTACGTGATTTGAATAAACGCATGGAGGATTATGATTTAATTGTCACAGGTGATTTAGGGGAAATTGGTCATGCTATTGCAAAAGAGCTCTTAGAAAAGGCAGGTCATAACGTGCAGGAAGGCATTTTTATCGATGCTGGTATGAACATGTATAAATCGGATCAAGCCGTACAGGCAGGGGCTAGTGGAGCGGGATGTTCGGCAGCTTATACGTATGGGAGAGTAGTAAAAAAATTACAAGAAGGGCTATATAATAATGTATTAATAGTAGCAACTGGGGCACTATTATCCCCACTAACCTTCCAACAGCATGAGACGATCCCTGCGATTGCGCATGCTGTTGCACTTAAAGGAGGAAAGTCATGATATTTTTATACGCTTTTATAGTTGGAGGGACCATTTGTGTCATTGGTCAACTATTGATGGATGTCGGGAAATTAACCCCGGCACATACGATGTCAACGTTAGTAGTTGTTGGTGCGTTGCTCGATGGCTTTGGATTATATGAGCCATTGATTGAATTTGCAGGTGCTGGTGCTACAGTACCAATTACAAGCTTTGGTAACGCCCTTGTACATGGCGCGATGCAAGAAGCTAAAACGAATGGCTTGGTAGGGATTTTGACTGGTATTTTTGAAGTGACTAGTGCAGGGATATCTGCTGCTATTATCTTTAGTTTTCTAGCCGCACTCCTTTTTCGACCGAAAGGATAACCCCTTTTAAAATCAATGTTCTAATGGGTAGG
This window contains:
- the aldA gene encoding aldehyde dehydrogenase; this encodes MNTHQHYINGEFVSPSSQDTIDVVNPATEEVISRIPDGTKEDANKAIEAAFEAQKKWEFIPSNERGEIVRKLGHAISDNRDKFIDLLIEEQGKSYDMASDEVDLAIDYFQYMSEWARRIEGEIFPSDRPNENIFIHKRAIGVVAGIVPWNFPVFILARKVATALIAGCTIVLKPSQQTPNTAAFFTELLHDLDIVPKGVYNLINGKGSTIGNAMASHEKVAIVTMTGSVPAGVKVMEAAAQNITKVNLELGGKAPAIVTKHADLELAVENITKSRIVNAGQACTNAERVYVHKDVAKAFTKKITEAMANVTYGNPKEDKSLDIGPLVSADRIEEVHAMVEEAVAAGANIETGGAKADVAKGYFYQPTVLTNVTQKMDIIQKEIFGPVLPIVTFETVEEVIELANDSEFGLSSSVFSENYHEIMQITNGLRFGETFVNRENFEALQGYHAGFRKSGLGGADGKHGLEDFLATQVVYMLYKQPSE
- a CDS encoding flagellar assembly protein A translates to MTQDTQATIYEANTVKEAIEAGLADLNITENEADIVIIQKESDKFWGVKKKRAKIRISRKQRETWEDWILDEVSSNSFPVQMKEHEIRSHLDGKVWIRDGQIQFKDSPTNKPVIVTTEGMTLYKNGEKVNDRTILTEGDVITFDLETVAIETTWSIRVDEKKQQVSLRVNPGKFYVPCIIDEPPTETLTIKLKQEEQINNQLYEHDVIKQLEQMRIVHGINQDAIKQACRSTASMTVTIAEGELPKHGRDGEVDFYIDITERSRPFTENSDGTADFRESSYIPSLKEGEVLGQIKEPTKGEDGKSIYGDVLKARDGQPVVLKPGTGVEFLDEENKVVATNKGRPHIERLGRTVKISILPKLMHRGDVDVASGNIHFIGDVEILGSINEGMLVHAEGQVALYRHVMQGIVQAKSHILINGNVIRGTIVAGATNSLYAELAAQLKPFVEDYLHCIQTIKQLSKNPKFEEVFKQHSSLSPIIKLLMESSSKRLMVSSTRLVETIQAMESKIDKRWKSLASLIEVGLLKFHSKGFQSIGDMETLYNEAASLLDYASIPSSNKANVEINYAMNSTITASGDVTIKGKGAIHTSIEAEGTITVRGKVIGGKLYGKKGVHVVEAGSLAGVKTIIQTDKDSMINITTCYSDVVLVVGSEAYKLTKDSTHIQAKQDKKGLLTLQ
- the spoVAC gene encoding stage V sporulation protein AC, producing the protein MAQDKKTQQAYSQLAKKHEKKRPVAKNCLFAFLFGGGICLIGQLIQQGYIDYFSFTKQTAGDPTVATLVIIATFLTGLGVYDKFSQLAGAGSAVPVTGFANSMASAAIEHRTEGYVLGVGGNMFKLAGSVIVFGTFAAFLIVLIRYVTVGL
- the spoVAD gene encoding stage V sporulation protein AD, giving the protein MLVGKQSWQFTNQPVIISTGVIGGPFEKQGAMADYFDQFGKDIWFNQPSFEQAQKQLFEEACHIAFAKSKLQKEDMSFVFAGDLLNQITSTSFAMRALQIPYFGLFGACSTSMEGLAMAAFISNYKGANYVLTGATSHNAAIEKTFRYPTEYGSQKPPTAQWTVTASGVAIVSQQGEGPIISSATIGKVLDEGIEDPYNMGAAMAPAAVDTILAHLRDLNKRMEDYDLIVTGDLGEIGHAIAKELLEKAGHNVQEGIFIDAGMNMYKSDQAVQAGASGAGCSAAYTYGRVVKKLQEGLYNNVLIVATGALLSPLTFQQHETIPAIAHAVALKGGKS
- the spoVAE gene encoding stage V sporulation protein AE, encoding MIFLYAFIVGGTICVIGQLLMDVGKLTPAHTMSTLVVVGALLDGFGLYEPLIEFAGAGATVPITSFGNALVHGAMQEAKTNGLVGILTGIFEVTSAGISAAIIFSFLAALLFRPKG